The following is a genomic window from Flavobacteriales bacterium.
GGTGACCTCGCGCGCCAGCTGCTTGAGGAGTTCGCTGCTGCTGCTCATGGCTCCAGGTGGATGGCGCGGGTGCCGTCGGGGATCACCTCGAAGCGCACCTGCACGGTGTCCGGCGGCAGCTGCCCCTTGGCCAGCTCGGGCCATTCCACGAAGCAGTAGCTGCCGCTGTCGATGTACTCGCCGAAGCCGATGCCTTCGAGCTCTTGGGCGTCGGTGAGGCGGAAGAGGTCGAAATGGTAGACCGGCCCGCGGCGCTCACTGCGGTACTCGTTCACCAGGGCGAAGCTGGGGCTGGTGGCTTCGTCCTCCACGCCCAGCTCGGCGCAGAGGGCCTTGATGAGGGTGGTCTTGCCGGCGCCGAGCTCGCCCCGGAAGGCGAAGACGCGGCGCTGCGGACAGGCGTGCAGCATGGCGGCGGCCAGGTCGGCGGCCTCCTCGGGGCGCTGCATCACGAGGATCGTGCTCATCGCTCAGCGGGGGTTCAGCACCACCACCGGCACCATCATCTCCTCCATCGAGATGCCTCCGTGCTGGAAGGTGTGGCGGTAGTAGTTGACGAAGTGGTTGTAGTTGTTCGGATACACGAAGAAGGCGTCCTGCTTGGCGAAGATGAAGGTGGTGCTCACGTTCGCCTTGGGCAGGAAGGCCTTCGCCGGGTCCTTCACCACCAGCACGTCGCGCTCCTCGAAGGTGAGGTTGCGGCCGTGCTTGTAGCGCAGGTTGGTGTTGGTGTTGCGGTCGCCCACCACCTTGCTGGGGCTCTCCACACGGATGGTGCCGTGGTCGGTGGTGATCACCAGGCGGCCCTTGCGGGCGGCGATGCCCAGCAGCACGTCGCGCAGCGGGCTGTGCTCGAACCAGCTCTTGGTGAGGCTGCGGTACGCCGCGTCGTCCTCGGCCAGCTCGCGGATCACCTCCATCTCCGTGCGGGCATGGCTCAGCATGTCCACGAAGTTGTAGACGATGACGTTGAAGGCGTTGCCCATCAGGTTGTCGATGCTCTCGGCCAGCTTGCGGCCCTGCGCCAGGGAGGTGATCTTGTGGTAGCTGTGCTTCACGCCCTTGCCCAGGCGCTGCAGCTGGGCGGCCAGGAACTCCTCCTCGTGCGCGTTCTTGCTGCCCTCGGCGTCCTCGGTGAGCCACTTGCCGGGGAACCGCTTCTCGATCTCGCTGGGCATCATGCCGGCGAAGAGGGCGTTGCGGGCGTACTGCGTGGCGGTGGGCAGGATGCTGAAGAAGAGGTCCTGCTCCTCCACGCGGAAGTGCTCGTTGAGGATGGGCTCCAGCACGCGCCACTGGTCCAGCCGCAGGTTGTCGATCAGCACCATGAACAGCGGGGCCCGCTTCTCATCGATCAGCGGTGCCACCTTGGCCTTGATGAGCTGGTGGCTCTGCAGGGGCACATCGTCGCCCTTGCCGTTCACCCAGTCCACGTAGTTGCGCTCCACGAAGCGGCAGAACTGGTCGTTGGCCTCGCGCCACTGGCTGCGCAGGATCTCGGCCATGCCTGGGTCGGCGTTGCGGTTCAGCTCCAGCTCCCAGCGCACCAGTTCCTGGTACAGGGCCTTCCAGTCGCTCGTGCTCAGGCGGTCGCCCAGGCGCATGCCCAGCTGGCGGAACTGCTGCTGGTAGTCGCTGGTCACCTTCTCGCTCACCAGGCGGCGGCCGTCGAGGTGTTTCTTCAGCGCCAGCAGGATCTGGTTGGGGTTCACCGGCTTGATCAGGTAGTCGCTGATCTTTGCTGCCGATGGCCTCCTCCATGATGTGCTCCTCCTCGCTCTTGGTGATCATCACCACGGGCGTCTGGGGGCGCAGGCCCTTCACGCGGGAGAGCGTCTCCAGCCCGCTGAGGCCGGGCATGTTCTCGTCCAGGAACACGATGTCGTACTCCTTGGCGCCCACCTTCTCCACGGCGTCGAGGCCGTTGTTCACGGTGTCCACCGTGTAGCCCTTCTCCTGCAGGAACATCACATGGGGACGAAGGAGGTCGATCTCGTCGTCGGCCCAAAGGATGTTCACCTGCATGATCGGGGGGTTGCGCCGCCGGGCGGCTATTTTCGGCCCGTGAAGGTACGGCGGTGGCGCCGACCCTCCGCCTCCCCGCGTGGCCCGCAAGATCCTCAACGACCCCATCTACGGGTTCATCACCGTGCCGGACGCGCTGGTGCTGCGGCTCATCGACCATTCGTGGTTCCAGCGACTGCGCTACATCAAGCAGCTGGGGCTGTCGCACCTGGTGTACCCCGGGGCGCTGCACACCCGCTTCCACCACGCGCTGGGGGCCATGCACCTCATGGGCCAGGCCATCGAGGTGCTGCGCGGCAAGGGCCACGCCATCAGCGAGGCCGAGGCCCAGGGCGCCGCCATCGCCATCCTGCTGCACGACGTGGGGCACGGCCCCTTCAGCCACGCGCTGGAGACCAGCATCGTGCAGGACGTGGGCCACGAGGCGGTGAGCGCCCGTGTGATGGACGCGCTGGACGCGGAGTTCGGCGGCGCGCTGCGGCTGGGCCTGGCCATCTTCCGCGACGAGCACCCCCGCCACTTCCTGCACCAGCTGGTGAGCAGCCAGCTCGACGTGGACCGGATGGACTACCTGAACCGCGATAGCTTCTACACGGGCGTGAGCGAAGGGGTGATCGGCGGCGACCGCATCATCAAGATGCTGGAGGTGGTGGACGACCGCCTGGTGGTGGAGGAGAAGGCGATCTACAGCATCGAGAAGTTCATCGTGGCGCGGCGCCTCATGTACTGGCAGGTGTACCTGCACAAGACGGTGGTGAGCGCCGAGGTGATGCTGGTGGAGGCCCTGCGTCGGGCGCGCGACCTGGCCGAGGGCGGCGCCGACCTCTTCGCCAGCCCGGCCCTGCTGCGGTTCCTGCGGGGGCGGCACCAGCTGGGCAGCTTCGACGACCCGGCGGTGCTGGCCGACTTCCTGCGGCTGGACGACCACGACATCATGGGCGCGGTGAAGGTGTGGGCCCAGCACCGCGACCCCGCCCTGGCGCGCCTCTGCGCCGACATCGTGGAGCGGCGCACCTTCCGCATCCG
Proteins encoded in this region:
- a CDS encoding HD domain-containing protein, which encodes MARKILNDPIYGFITVPDALVLRLIDHSWFQRLRYIKQLGLSHLVYPGALHTRFHHALGAMHLMGQAIEVLRGKGHAISEAEAQGAAIAILLHDVGHGPFSHALETSIVQDVGHEAVSARVMDALDAEFGGALRLGLAIFRDEHPRHFLHQLVSSQLDVDRMDYLNRDSFYTGVSEGVIGGDRIIKMLEVVDDRLVVEEKAIYSIEKFIVARRLMYWQVYLHKTVVSAEVMLVEALRRARDLAEGGADLFASPALLRFLRGRHQLGSFDDPAVLADFLRLDDHDIMGAVKVWAQHRDPALARLCADIVERRTFRIRLQDRPWDEERQQELKATVARTLGIPLAQADHFVLHGRIVNNAYDDTRQRIELLYKDGGLRDIAAASDNFGIQAMARPVEKWYLAWPRWVG
- the tsaE gene encoding tRNA (adenosine(37)-N6)-threonylcarbamoyltransferase complex ATPase subunit type 1 TsaE; this encodes MSTILVMQRPEEAADLAAAMLHACPQRRVFAFRGELGAGKTTLIKALCAELGVEDEATSPSFALVNEYRSERRGPVYHFDLFRLTDAQELEGIGFGEYIDSGSYCFVEWPELAKGQLPPDTVQVRFEVIPDGTRAIHLEP